From a region of the Daphnia pulicaria isolate SC F1-1A chromosome 1, SC_F0-13Bv2, whole genome shotgun sequence genome:
- the LOC124320315 gene encoding uncharacterized protein LOC124320315, with protein MKRRLNTWLLLAAILIQSVYTDKTSDSSILPAEHRGIDINPIPLGAASNNNKRQIPLPPNYIPSGPGLPPPNGAGLASYPPQGSPIGPAPEDQWPIGQPSDQPQIKNLQVQCEKTHMRVNIEFDRPFYGMIFSKGHYSDSNCVHVRPGSGQLSATFDVYLNTCGMTSSANQAAGGAGYGAPSPAGTFVENTIIIQYDPLVQEVWDQARRLRCTWYDYYEKSVTFRPFAVDMLNAVTANFLGDNLQCWMQIQVGKGPWASEVSGIVKIGQTMTMVLAIKDDENKFDMLVRNCVAHDGLRAPIQLVDQYGCVTRPKIMSRFQKVRNFGQSASVVSYAYFQAFKFPDSMNVHFQCVIQVCRNQCPEPKCEAGAAGLPDLGYAASSSKVVGVDPRVPGAAPPQPIPVNRGGAQTNYKTVNRAGEADDSEPTRQFLGKPRMVSENATDGIRSRRSAGQETILHVYKRDAQDMTDVPTTRFIQVVAPGDVAFTLNPNQNETVVVQNLTDMDGNHICLSVPSFVGGLTMLLLVLIIASMVAVFLLLRVRQFDGKGKSSSSLASLAHIEHPEFVKVSNSN; from the exons ATGAAGCGACGACTTAATACCTGGCTCCTTCTGGCCGCCATTTTGATCCag aGTGTCTACACCGATAAGACATCTGACTCTTCGATCCTTCCTGCAGAACACCGCGGTATTGATATCAACCCAATCCCGCTAGGAGCTgcttccaacaacaacaaacgccAGATCCCACTTCCGCCCAACTACATCCCATCCGGCCCTGGACTGCCCCCACCTAATGGCGCCGGACTTGCAAGCTACCCACCCCAGGGTAGTCCCATTGGACCGGCTCCCGAAGATCAGTGGCCCATCGGTCAGCCAAGCGACCAGCCCCAGATCAAGAATTTGCAAGTCCAGTGTGAAAAGACGCACATGCGTGTCAACATTGAATTCGACCGCCCATTCTACGGAATGATCTTCTCCAAGGGACACTACAGCGATTCCAACTGCGTTCACGTCCGCCCTGGATCTGGTCAACTTAGCGCCACCTTCGATGTTTACCTCAACACTTGCGGAATGACATCCTCCGCCAACCAG GCTGCTGGCGGTGCTGGTTACGGAGCTCCTTCACCGGCCGGAACTTTTGTGGAAAACACAATCATCATCCAGTACGACCCACTCGTCCAGGAAGTTTGGGATCAGGCTCGTCGCCTTCGTTGCACATG GTACGACTACTACGAGAAATCAGTTACTTTCCGTCCGTTCGCCGTCGATATGCTCAACGCCGTCACTGCCAACTTCCTCGGCGACAACCTCCAATGCTGGATGCAAATCCAAGTTGGCAAGGGACCCTGGGCTTCTGAAGTCAGCGGCATCGTCAAGATCGGTCAGACCATGACCATGGTGTTGGCCATAAAGGATGATGAGAACAAATTCGACATGTTGGTTCGCAACTGCGtcgctcacgacggtctaCGCGCTCCCATCCAGTTGGTCGACCAGTACGGTTGCGTCACTCGACCCAAGATCATGTCACGATTCCAGAAAGTCCGCAACTTTGGCCAGTCTGCTTCTGTTGTTTCTTACGCTTATTTCCAG GCCTTCAAATTCCCCGATTCCATGAACGTACACTTCCAGTGCGTCATCCAGGTGTGCCGTAACCAGTGCCCTGAACCCAAATGCGAGGCCGGAGCTGCTGGACTTCCCGATCTCGGCTACGCCGCTTCATCCTCCAAGGTTGTCGGAGTCGATCCTCGTGTTCCAGGAGCCGCTCCTCCCCAGCCAATCCCAGTCAACCGAGGTGGAGCCCAAACCAACTACAAGACGGTCAACCGGGCCGGTGAAGCTGATGACTCTGAGCCAACTCGCCAATTCCTCGGCAAACCCCGAATGGTTTCCGAGAACGCCACCGATGGCATCCGCTCTAGACGCAGCGCTGGCCAAGAGACGATCCTTCACGTTTACAAACGCGACGCTCAGGATATGACGGACGTGCCCACCACTCGTTTCATCCAGGTCGTGGCTCCCGGTGACGTCGCTTTCACTCTGAACCCCAACCAGAACGAAACTGTCGTCGTCCAGAATTTGACCGACATGGACGGCAATCACATTTGCTTGTCTGTGCCCAGCTTTGTCGGTGGATTGACCATGCTTTTGCTGGTCCTCATCATCGCCTCAATGGTGGCCGTTTTCCTACTCCTGCGCGTTCGCCAGTTCGACGGAAAGGGTAAATCCAGCAGCTCTTTGGCGTCGCTGGCTCACATCGAGCACCCGGAATTCGTCAAAGTCTCCAATTCCAactag
- the LOC124320377 gene encoding uncharacterized protein LOC124320377, whose translation MRTCGIVKFFIAVLLIILPIVSGDHGFQDYQLKIGYGIKEFRALKWLNKIIGLDRWDMDPPAPQFPPIKIHGNPFMVPPSPIIAPIENPSPSHNPPEHKDIQTEQIIAEAPQVAIQNYSSALQQSPTASKSSLVDSTETSSPSFSGSRHSYKDYLHMKWFHGSPKATYFNEKPVPATEKQPDSKSEQVNQHEEADDLEDNFSTEEQQPALFSLSADSILSRMFNTIKRTLAVPRIQKEDIGPLKFYDEPPKPQFFSVTPVVYPSPYNPPQSASPTQPDQVLDSFQPPNSHLENNPSVSAYNPALNSQPKQELDASLTVAATTFKPSILGYGLSEKLEETSTSAPELAYDLPIPADNQPAEPSANVPDKSQPQTTISSVERTNVPLQTAYTKPVKRSSIDTSVQSSEEQDYNAFLLAYKPQVPTYA comes from the exons ATGAGAACTTGTGGAATTGTCAAG TTTTTTATCGCGGTTCTGTTGATTATTCTCCCAATAGTCAGCGGCGATCACGGCTTTCAAGATTACCAGTTGAAAATCGGATATGGCATCAAAGAATTCCGTGCACTAAAATGGCTGAACAAAATTATAGGATTAGATAGGTGGGACATGGACCCACCAGCACCTCAGTTCCCACCAATCAAGATTCACGGGAATCCGTTCATGGTTCCCCCATCGCCCATCATCGCTCCAATTGAAAATCCTTCGCCATCTCATAATCCGCCTGAACACAAAGACATCCAGACGGAACAAATAATTGCCGAGGCTCCGCAAGTAGCAATCCAGAATTATTCTTCCGCACTGCAGCAGTCACCAACTGCGTCAAAATCTTCACTCGTCGACTCGACGGAAACGTCATCGCCTTCCTTTTCAGGCTCAAGGCACAGCTACAAAGATTATCTTCACATGAAATGGTTTCACGGTTCACCAAAAGCCACCTACTTTAACGAGAAACCAGTTCCagcaacagaaaaacaacCAGACAGCAAATCAGAACAAGTCAATCAGCATGAAGAAGCTGACGACTTGGAGGATAATTTTTCTACAGAAGAGCAGCAGCCTGCGTTATTTTCTTTATCGGCTGATTCGATCCTTTCGAGAATGTTCAACACAATTAAGCGAACTCTGGCCGTTCCAAGAATACAGAAAGAAGATATCGGACCACTCAAGTTCTACGACGAACCTCCTAAGCCGCAATTCTTTTCTGTTACACCAGTCGTCTATCCTTCGCCTTACAATCCACCACAATCGGCTTCTCCCACGCAACCGGATCAAGTATTGGACTCTTTTCAACCGCCCAACTCTCATCTAGAAAACAATCCTTCGGTATCAGCCTACAATCCAGCATTGAACAGTCAGCCAAAACAAGAATTGGATGCATCGTTAACAGTAGCGGCAACGACTTTTAAACCATCGATTCTGGGTTATGGTCTGTCAGAAAAGCTCGAAGAAACATCTACCAGTGCACCGGAACTGGCCTATGACCTGCCGATTCCTGCTGATAATCAGCCAGCTGAACCCTCTGCCAACGTGCCGGATAAAAGCCAGCCACAAACGACAATTAGCTCTGTAGAACGGACTAACGTTCCATTACAAACGGCTTATACCAAACCAGTAAAACGATCATCGATTGACACTTCAGTACAATCATCAGAAGAACAAGACTATAACGCTTTTTTACTTGCTTATAAACCCCAAGTTCCAACCTACGCATAG
- the LOC124320324 gene encoding vegetative cell wall protein gp1-like, protein MRMHGFSKFLAPILLVVLTVVIADDGTSHDANLYQFLDFTRVENSQKNENRHFKWFGKLRRSNKNQKSVEQVSSQPEDEQYESVPKRPLLQAAFKMVPLSFHKPGKKSKESTYIVLPPLPTTNQAKSVGSQGPHHPIYISKQDTAFHQPGPPYSQTQPAPTGPAQNTQPSSFPPQQTPSYEAPPNSPVSPNAESEYHEDAVSPPAHSDSRYSKWFSKLKRRKSNQPQPEKPQHEPESLQNKPPNQASGAIPETIFYYQNGSPYNKPSATQNQPGNGQSPTFLRQPQIANGPSQPAPARPANIQPQSAPPTHPGVFSSQINFDSRDNFPHSVTEVLEQPPPSGNLYSKLIKKMKRNKTQKPEPVKVVSQAEPIFSPIQTENIPPSDQAPYRPLQSPPQQTPPRPAAANIVKPQSTATNLPSDPALYRRPQLPSQLFPPGPANNVKPQPTASPVPHSSHHQAPNKPAPARPEAATPPAGNSLTKRPPATGEKQPHPLFPESETFFSSANRPDFGPTPFQKQTENKGTNESSDGFFEFGIFPNANDFFEQNFAG, encoded by the exons ATGAGAATGCACGGATTTTCAAAG TTTCTAGCTCCTATACTACTGGTTGTGTTAACTGTAGTGATAGCCGACGACGGAACATCACACGATGCGAATCTCTATCAGTTTCTCGACTTTACGCGAGTGGAAAACAGCCAGAAGAAcgagaatcgtcatttcaaatggttTGGTAAACTTCGACGATCGAATAAGAACCAAAAATCAGTCGAACAAGTTAGCAGTCAGCCCGAAGATGAGCAATACGAGTCAGTCCCCAAACGTCCGCTTTTGCAAGCAGCTTTCAAAATGGTGCCACTCAGCTTTCATAAGCCTGGCAAAAAGTCGAAAGAATCAACCTACATTGTACTGCCACCACTGCCTACCACCAACCAGGCGAAATCAGTTGGCTCGCAAGGGCCGCATCATCCAATTTACATAAGTAAGCAAGACACTGCCTTCCACCAACCTGGGCCACCGTATAGTCAGACCCAACCAGCCCCAACAGGTCCAGCTCAGAATACTCAGCCCAGCTCTTTTCCTCCCCAGCAAACACCCAGCTACGAAGCTCCCCCAAATTCCCCAGTGTCACCGAATGCGGAAAGCGAATACCATGAGGATGCTGTCTCTCCTCCAGCCCACAGTGATTCTCGCTACTCGAAATGGTTTAGCAAATTGAAGCGAAGAAAGTCAAATCAGCCCCAACCGGAGAAGCCGCAACACGAGCCGGAATCATTGCAAAACAAACCGCCCAATCAAGCGTCTGGTGCTATTCCAGAAACCATCTTCTATTATCAAAATGGGTCTCCCTACAATAAACCATCTGCCACCCAAAATCAACCAGGAAATGGCCAATCTCCAACCTTTTTACGTCAGCCCCAAATTGCAAATGGCCCATCACAGCCAGCTCCTGCCAGACCAGCAAACATCCAACCGCAATCAGCCCCACCAACGCACCCAGGAGttttcagttctcagatcAACTTTGATTCTCGAGATAATTTCCCTCATTCTGTCACTGAAGTCCTAGAACAGCCTCCACCTTCCGGCAACTTGTACTcgaaattgattaaaaaaatgaagcgaAACAAAACTCAAAAACCTGAGCCAGTAAAGGTCGTCAGCCAAGCGGAACCGATTTTCAGCCCAATTCAAACAGAAAACATCCCGCCATCAGATCAAGCACCTTACCGACCACTCCAATCGCCTCCACAGCAGACTCCTCcgagaccagcagcagctaacATCGTAAAACCGCAATCAACCGCAACAAATCTGCCGTCAGATCCAGCACTTTACCGGCGTCCCCAATTGCCATCGCAGCTATTCCCTCCAGGACCAGCCAACAACGTTAAACCGCAACCAACAGCATCGCCAGTACCTCACAGCTCGCATCATCAGGCTCCTAACAAACCGGCACCGGCTCGCCCAGAAGCGGCTACTCCTCCGGCAGGCAACTCTCTAACAAAACGGCCTCCTGCGACTGGTGAGAAGCAGCCTCATCCTCTGTTTCCGGAGAGCGAAACTTTCTTTTCGTCAGCCAATAGGCCCGACTTTGGCCCAACACCGTTTCAAaagcaaacagaaaataaaggaaccaACGAAAGTTCCGATGGATTCTTCGAATTCGGCATTTTCCCAAACGCGAATGATTTTTTCGAACAAAATTTTGCAGGTTAA
- the LOC124320314 gene encoding extensin-like: MVRCRIFKLLIFLLALAIALTMAEDSSNKSAERKDVMRTARCEHHDHDEKPPSKWLAKFKKTKHYGPSKSQHRQKTHYGQPQAHIRPPPQYVRTQTNYNNIPSFHPPAIPPPTSYPQLPSNPNNFLPQHSYSPVLIYSSPPQVQSFNHPAHLPLAPTEAPPYPQDPEDVEGYSLHALVHNPLVPHSQVPVSPVNLYGYPSQEQNFNRPAQHSLLVSTEAPILFTYYSNAPSHQDLGDPKDYGSPTPVNNNPTVPLSSVTITHDGYPSQAQNFNLPPDSFTEAPVPSTHTNTPYRQDPVDPQIPTVSVNNPSTSYSPSQVPVSPASYVPPSPNHLEIRDPDPSAITPVSTEATVNQTSYNHPYSLPTTTPNSQDAAKTEKVPYVPSRRPSRRPSKAPTYAPSTYSSPVTTERTAYTFPSYSDFENPSVSSTPAFYYPSPATTSYDPSTYSPPVTEAPAYFPPYFGDDFDAHSFDDPDPEPEPLGKPTFFPSYDNSPLSYHNPSFFEESQNVSPPVYSEEPFRKANSRPSAKIPADYYSNEDEKDDAWKDDEEEEFFQQQGKFPRFDEFVKQMMSIGRK, from the exons ATGGTACGTTGCAGAATCTTTAAG CTTCTCATCTTTTTGCTGGCTTTAGCAATAGCTCTAACGATGGCAGAGGACAGTTCGAATAAATCGGCTGAGCGGAAAGATGTGATGCGAACCGCCCGATGTGAGCACCACGATCACGACGAAAAACCTCCATCGAAATGGCtagcaaagttcaaaaaaacaaaacactacGGCCCATCGAAATCCCAGCACCGACAAAAGACTCACTACGGACAACCTCAAGCACATATTCGACCGCCACCGCAATACGTACGGACTCAGACGAATTACAACAACATTCCGTCGTTCCATCCACCAGCTATACCTCCACCGACATCTTACCCTCAATTGCCCAGCAATCCCAATAATTTTTTACCACAGCATTCTTATTCTCCCGTGCTGATTTATAGTTCGCCCCCACAAGTTCAAAGTTTCAATCATCCAGCACACCTTCCACTTGCCCCAACCGAAGCACCTCCTTATCCTCAAGATCCGGAAGATGTTGAAGGCTACAGTCTTCATGCACTTGTTCATAACCCGCTAGTTCCTCATTCACAAGTTCCGGTATCCCCCGTGAACCTTTACGGTTATCCTTCACAAGAGCAGAATTTCAATCGTCCGGCACAGCACTCTCTACTTGTCTCCACCGAAGCACCGATTCTTTTTACCTATTACAGTAACGCTCCCTCTCATCAAGATCTTGGAGATCCCAAAGATTATGGTTCTCCAACACCTGTTAATAATAACCCAACGGTTCCGTTATCTTCCGTGACAATTACTCATGATGGCTATCCTTCACAAGCGCAAAATTTTAATCTCCCGCCAGACTCTTTCACAGAAGCACCGGTTCCTTCTACTCACACTAATACTCCTTATCGTCAAGATCCTGTTGACCCGCAAATTCCTACAGTGTCTGTTAATAATCCATCAACTTCTTATTCTCCATCACAAGTCCCGGTGTCGCCAGCGTCGTATGTTCCACCTTCACCCAATCACTTGGAGATTCGGGATCCTGATCCTTCGGCGATCACACCTGTTTCCACCGAAGCAACAGTCAATCAAACTTCTTATAACCATCCTTATAGTCTTCCAACAACGACCCCTAACTCGCAGGATGCTGCTAAAACAGAGAAGGTCCCTTACGTTCCTTCACGACGTCCGAGTCGCCGTCCATCAAAGGCCCCAACTTACGCTCCTTCAACCTATTCCTCACCTGTCACTACTGAAAGGACGGCTTACACTTTTCCTTCGTACAGTGATTTTGAAAATCCTTCTGTTAGCAGTACGCCAGCCTTTTATTATCCATCGCCAGCTACTACAAGCTACGATCCTTCAACTTATTCTCCACCTGTCACTGAAGCCCCGGCCTATTTCCCTCCTTACTTTGGTGATGATTTTGATGCTCACTCTTTCGATGATCCTGATCCTGAACCAGAACCTTTAGGAAAGCCAACTTTCTTCCCGAGTTACGACAATTCACCGTTGTCGTACCATAATCCTTCTTTCTTCGAGGAATCCCAGAATGTTTCTCCTCCAGTCTATAGCGAAGAACCATTTCGTAAAGCCAACAGCCGACCATCAGCCAAAATTCCTGCTGATTATTACAGTAACGAAGATGAGAAAGACGACGCTTGGAAAGAcgatgaggaagaagaattttttcagCAGCAGGGAAAGTTTCCCAGGTTTGATGAGTTCGTTAAACAGATGATGAGCATAGGTAGAAAGTAG
- the LOC124320334 gene encoding DNA-directed RNA polymerase II subunit RPB1-like has protein sequence MRFNGFSKFLAPVMLTGLSLLALTVAADRRLDDLTQEIEARDGSSPYTGAGQRSMKLLGKFKRTKSQSYAPPKSHQKPKYHPPPQYGPPIQYAPLHHGPIAPPQYAPPHYGPPKPEYGPPKQEYGPPKHQYGPPKHQPGPPNHQYGPPKPAYGPPKPEYGPPKPEYGPPKPQYGPPKGNYRAPTAAYGPPQPAYHQPSSAYVKPQPPAYAAAPPPQQQVYAQPSPDYSQPPYTAPQPPPPPSVAYAPLPIAPPAYSSPSVTYGAIEPPQTDYNQPPLTLSYNSPSTNDDDDDDSRESTSSDDSSASNYNVPSPHHHYEPAEPKPSDDNVKNVSDDQVEVAPVLAAYVATESSVPPKQTEFIPSYPHYSDDTDNNHPETDDSPKQSGYASSIPNESVQETDNNHPVAAEEPQKGTEPEIISAVSEVTIDEIPTISPPVSADEALAYSPNFEDNSAFPDSTDHDFSSLFNLPSNFYKQTDNGADANKGNDFGFFQLGIFPKTSSFFEQNYNG, from the exons ATGAGGTTTAATGGATTTTCCAAG TTTCTAGCCCCAGTTATGCTGACTGGCCTTAGTCTATTAGCACTGACAGTTGCCGCAGATCGTAGATTGGATGACTTGACTCAAGAAATCGAAGCTCGTGATGGTTCCTCACCATACACCGGTGCTGGACAGCGTTCAATGAAATTGCTCGGCAAATTTAAACGGACGAAATCACAATCTTACGCCCCACCAAAATCACACCAGAAACCAAAGTATCATCCTCCGCCGCAGTATGGTCCGCCCATACAATATGCTCCACTTCATCACGGACCCATCGCACCACCGCAATACGCCCCACCTCATTACGGGCCACCTAAACCAGAGTACGGGCCACCTAAACAAGAATACGGACCGCCTAAGCATCAATATGGGCCGCCTAAACATCAGCCCGGCCCTCCTAATCATCAGTACGGGCCTCCTAAACCTGCATACGGTCCTCCTAAACCCGAATACGGTCCTCCTAAACCCGAATACGGGCCACCTAAACCTCAGTACGGACCCCCTAAAGGAAACTATAGAGCTCCAACAGCTGCGTACGGCCCACCGCAACCAGCCTACCACCAGCCAAGTTCCGCTTACGTGAAGCCACAGCCGCCAGCGTATGCTGCAGCTCCACCACCCCAGCAGCAAGTCTACGCCCAGCCAAGTCCAGACTACTCTCAACCACCATATACTGCTCCgcagccaccaccaccgccttCAGTTGCCTATGCACCGCTTCCTATAGCACCTCCAGCTTACAGCAGTCCATCAGTAACTTACGGCGCAATAGAACCACCGCAAACTGACTACAACCAGCCCCCCTTGACTCTGAGCTACAACTCTCCATCAACCaacgatgatgacgacgatgatTCGCGTGAATCGACTTCAAGCGACGATTCATCAGCATCCAATTACAATGTGCCATCACCGCATCATCATTATGAACCGGCTGAGCCGAAACCATCGGACGACAATGTTAAAAACGTCAGCGACGATCAAGTCGAAGTAGCGCCAGTATTAGCGGCTTATGTGGCTACCGAGTCAAGTGTTCCCCCGAAACAGACGGAATTCATCCCTTCGTATCCGCACTATTCCGACGATACCGACAACAACCACCCGGAAACAGACGATTCGCCAAAACAGAGCGGATATGCTTCTTCGATTCCCAATGAAAGCGTCCAAGAAACGGATAACAACCATCCGGTTGCAGCGGAAGAACCTCAAAAAGGAACGGAACCGGAAATCATTTCTGCGGTATCGGAAGTTACGATCGATGAAATTCCAACGATTTCTCCTCCCGTCTCCGCAGATGAGGCGCTGGCTTATTCGCCCAACTTTGAAGACAACAGCGCTTTTCCCGATTCAACCGATCACGATTTTTCTTCCCTATTCAACCTCCCCAGTAATTTCTACAAACAGACAGACAACGGAGCGGACGCTAACAAGGGAAACGATTTCGGATTCTTCCAACTCGGCATCTTCCCCAAAACGAGCAGCTTCTTTGAGCAGAACTACAACggctaa
- the LOC124320286 gene encoding proline-rich extensin-like protein EPR1 has protein sequence MRSNGILKFFGPILLTLLIAILAVAVADNNRMGKSRLGALEGLAQVAEHRQSKWLIEKFKRQKAPKSHYGKPKSYFKAPKPQYNAPKAPQYSPPQENYYQNPTPYKSAYPTPVYNPPQLTSSPSPNYYANPSPYNAPQSAYRQPEAPVSPPQPEYPPQPEYPPQPEYPPQPEYPPQPEYPPQQPIVQHHQPYPEAGNYNQQQQLPEPVPNPNPFENPYNAPQPAYGQPEAPINPPQPEYPPQQQQPYPETGSYDQQQSEPVPNHFENPYNTPQAAYRQPEAAIDIPRPDYGRLQPTNSPSQTEHNPQELSGPSQPAYNPQELAVPTLPAPQNIPHPEVSSNQVSPEYSPQQQQPYPETSNSNYQQQQSSVPVTESYREPVANHPTRQPHPQAVNVVPHQQPYQNPVVSNNIAQQVVNKIPQQPYPKPTINNNPPQQPYTQAVNNIPSQPPYQEPVTNNPPQQPHPNSQVNNIAQRPPYQEPINNKPPQHPHSQVNNIPSQQSYRKPVSPNPPQQPYTPVVNNIPQQHHSELVGNNAPEELTDYLKPVHTEAPPNPSETSTTNYNSYDSPVDFPPASVEEQSFFSPPQTAPDYDDSPVNPPVVSSPVAHSRPTFTEGEFSPAVADSPIFYSDYTPAEKVKSANDDSNKGFFEFGIFPKSNSFFLQNYRG, from the exons ATGAGATCCAACGGAATCTTAAAG TTTTTCGGACCTATTTTGCTGACTCTATTAATAGCTATTTTGGCTGTAGCGGTTGCTGATAATAACAGAATGGGCAAATCAAGACTTGGGGCTCTCGAAGGGCTAGCGCAAGTAGCTGAACACCGTCAATCGAAATGgttgattgaaaaattcaaacgacAAAAGGCACCGAAATCTCACTACGGGAAGCCAAAATCTTATTTCAAGGCACCCAAACCCCAATACAATGCACCGAAAGCTCCGCAATACAGCCCACCGCAAGAAAACTATTACCAAAATCCGACCCCATACAAATCTGCATACCCCACACCGGTCTATAATCCGCCTCAATTAACGTCGAGCCCATCGCCAAACTATTATGCAAACCCATCTCCGTATAATGCGCCACAATCAGCTTACAGGCAACCGGAAGCTCCTGTAAGCCCCCCTCAGCCGGAATACCCCCCTCAGCCGGAATACCCCCCTCAACCGGAATACCCTCCTCAGCCGGAATACCCCCCTCAGCCGGAATACCCTCCTCAACAACCTATCGTCCAACATCATCAACCCTATCCTGAAGCAGGCAACTATaatcagcaacaacaattaCCAGAACCTGTACCAAACCCAAATCCTTTTGAGAATCCGTACAATGCACCTCAACCAGCTTACGGGCAGCCGGAAGCTCCTATTAACCCTCCCCAGCCAGAATACCctccgcaacaacaacaaccgtatCCGGAGACGGGCAGCTACGACCAACAACAATCAGAACCGGTACCAAACCATTTTGAAAATCCGTACAACACTCCCCAAGCAGCTTATAGGCAGCCGGAAGCGGCTATCGACATACCCCGGCCTGATTATGGCCGATTGCAGCCAACAAACAGCCCATCCCAAACCGAGCATAACCCTCAAGAGTTATCTGGCCCATCCCAACCTGCGTATAACCCACAAGAGTTGGCTGTTCCAACCCTACCTGCTCCACAGAACATACCGCATCCGGAAGTGTCAAGTAATCAGGTCAGTCCGGAGTACTcgcctcaacaacaacaaccatatCCAGAAACGAGCAATAGCAactaccaacaacaacaatcatcGGTACCAGTAACAGAATCTTATAGAGAACCTGTCGCCAACCACCCGACACGACAGCCACACCCACAAGCGGTCAATGTTGTTCCACATCAACAACCTTACCAAAATCCGGTAGTAAGTAATAACATAGCGCAACAAGTGGTTAACAAAATCCCTCAACAACCTTACCCGAAGCCTACCATCAACAACAACCCTCCGCAACAACCTTACACCCAAGCTGTCAACAACATTCCGTCACAGCCACCCTATCAAGAGCCTGTCACCAACAACCCCCCGCAACAACCTCACCCTAATTCACAAGTAAACAACATTGCGCAGCGGCCACCTTATCAAGAACCTATTAACAACAAACCTCCGCAACACCCTCATTCGCAAGTGAACAACATTCCGTCACAGCAATCTTACCGCAAGCCGGTTAGCCCCAACCCACCGCAACAACCTTACACACCAGTGGTAAACAACATCCCACAGCAACACCATTCGGAATTGGTCGGAAACAACGCACCAGAAGAATTGACTGATTATTTAAAACCGGTTCACACGGAAGCTCCGCCGAATCCATCGGAAACCAGCACGACGAACTATAACAGCTACGACTCCCCAGTAGATTTTCCTCCCGCATCCGTCGAGGAGCaaagtttcttttctcctccGCAAACAGCGCCGGACTATGACGATTCTCCGGTAAACCCTCCTGTAGTCTCCTCACCAGTAGCTCATTCTCGTCCAACATTCACCGAGGGCGAGTTTTCTCCGGCAGTTGCAGATTCTCCTATTTTCTACAGCGACTACACACCAGCAGAAAAAGTTAAATCAGCTAACGATGATTCGAACAAGGGATTTTTCGAATTCGGTATTTTCCCCAAAAGTAACAGTTTCTTTCTACAAAATTACAGAGGATAA